The Rudaeicoccus suwonensis sequence CGCGGTGCGGCTGCGGTTGGTAGTCGCGCAGGCCGTCACGCACGGCGACCGGACCCACGCCATACGCACGTGACAGCGCACCCGCGGCCAGGGCGTTCGCCACATAGTGCGGAGCCGGCGGGGTGCCGTCCGGGCCGACGAGGTCGCTGAGGTTGGCGAGTTCGGCGGCATTGCGCTGCCTGTCCGGCACGAACGCGCGGTCGGCCAGGACGTCCTCGACCAGGCCCACCATCGAGGGAGCGGGGGTCAGCATGGTGAAGCCGACCGCCCGACATCCGTCGACGACTTCGGCGTCCTCGAGCAGGTGTTCGGTCGTGTGGTCCTGGACGTTGTAGATCGCCGCCACCTGCGTGCGGTCGAAGATGCGACCCTTGACGCGGCGGTACTCCTCGAAGGACCCGTGCCAGTCGAGGTGGTCCGGCGCGACGTTGAGCAGGCACGAGGCGTATGGCGAGATGCTGCGTGACCAGTGCAATTGGAAGGTCGACAGCTCGACCGCGAGAACGTCATACGGCTCGGGGTGCAGCACGGCCTCAAGGATCGGCAGCCCGACGTTTCCGGCGGCAGTGGCGCGCAGGCCGGCCGCGCGCAGGATCGACTCCAGCATGGTGACAACGGTCGTCTTGCCGTTGGTGCCGGTCACGGTCAGCCAGGGCGCAGCGCCCTCCTTGGCGCGCATCCGCCACGCGAGTTCGACCTCGCCCCAGACCGGGATCTGCGCCGCAGCCGCTGCCTGTAGGAAGGGGTTGACCGGCGGCACACCCGGCGAAGTGACCACCAGATGGGTGCCCGGCGGCGGGGCGTCCGGCACGTCGTCCCCGAAGATCACTGTTGCGTCGAGCACCTGCAGGATCTGCGCACGCTCGAGCATGAGGGGGGTGCTGTCACGGCTGACCACCGTCACGGCCGCGCCGCGTTCGAGCAGCGCGTCGGCCGCCGCGAAACCGCTGAGACCCAGACCGACGACGACGACCTGCAGACCGGACCAGTCGGCGTCACGGTGCGTCAGCCGGCGCAACCCGCCCTGCGGCTCGTATGCCGGATCGACCGGCCACAACTCCCCGTCGGCGGACGGCTGACCCTGCGAGGGGTCGGTCGTCATACGCCGACCACCCACTCCGCGTAGAAGAGGCCGAGTCCGAGCGCGACGCACAGTCCGGCGATGATCCAGAACCGGATGGTGACGGTGATCTGCTCCCACCCGAGCATCTCGAAGTGGTGGTGGATCGGGGTAATGCGGAACAGCCGCTTGCCGACGCCACCGTTGCTGCGTTTGGTGGCCTTGAAATAACTGACCTGCAGGATCACCGAGACGGTTTCCATCACGAACAGGCCGCCGAGGATCACCACGAGCAACTCGGTGCGGGTCATGATCGCCAAACCGGCGAGCGCACCACCAAGGCCCAGGGAGCCGGTGTCGCCCATGAAGATCTTGGCCGGAGAGGCGTTCCACCACAGGAACCCGAAGCAGGACCCCATCACGCACGCCGCGACGAGCGCCAGATCGAGCGGGTCGCGCACGTTGTAACACTTGCTGGAGAAGTTGAACTGGCAGTTCTGATTGAACTGCCACACGCTGATCAGGACGTAGGCACCGAAGACCATCACCGAGGCGCCGGCCGCCAGGCCGTCGAGGCCGTCGGTGAGGTTCACACCGTTGCTGGTGCCGGCGATCATCAGGTTGGCCCAGACCACGAACAGGATGAGTCCGATGACGGTGCCGTGGAATGCGAGGTTCATCCAGGTGTCACGCACGAACGAGATGCGATAGCTGGCCGGAGTGATCCCGCCACGGGAGAACTTCGTGGCCAGAACCGCGAAGATCACCGCCACCAGCGTCTGCCCCGCCAACTTCTGCCAGGAATTCAGGCCGAGCGAGCGCTCGTGCGAGATCTTCGTCCAGTCGTCGAGAAATCCGACGAACCCGATCCCGACCATCAGGAAGAGAACGAGCACCCCCGAAACCGTAGGGGCGTCCCAGGTGAACAGGTGCGCCAGCGCGTAGCCCAGCACGGTGCCCGAAATGATGACGATGCCGCCCATCTGGGGCGTGCCGCGCTTGGTGTGGTGGGTGGTCGGGCCGTCGTCGCGGACGAACTGGCCCCAGCCCTTGCGCTTGGCCAGCGTGATGAAGGAACGGGTGCCGAGAAGCCCGATGATGAGCGCGATCGTCGACCCGATCAGGACTGCCCTCACTGGGTGATCTCCCCACCTTGCTCGACTGTGATCCGGTCGCCAAGGTAACGCAATCCCGAGTCTCGGCTCGACTTCAGCAGCACCACGTCCCCGGACACCAGCAGGTCGGAGAGGAGGTTGTGCGCCTGC is a genomic window containing:
- the murD gene encoding UDP-N-acetylmuramoyl-L-alanine--D-glutamate ligase is translated as MTTDPSQGQPSADGELWPVDPAYEPQGGLRRLTHRDADWSGLQVVVVGLGLSGFAAADALLERGAAVTVVSRDSTPLMLERAQILQVLDATVIFGDDVPDAPPPGTHLVVTSPGVPPVNPFLQAAAAAQIPVWGEVELAWRMRAKEGAAPWLTVTGTNGKTTVVTMLESILRAAGLRATAAGNVGLPILEAVLHPEPYDVLAVELSTFQLHWSRSISPYASCLLNVAPDHLDWHGSFEEYRRVKGRIFDRTQVAAIYNVQDHTTEHLLEDAEVVDGCRAVGFTMLTPAPSMVGLVEDVLADRAFVPDRQRNAAELANLSDLVGPDGTPPAPHYVANALAAGALSRAYGVGPVAVRDGLRDYQPQPHRVSTVATIDGVRYVDDSKATNTGAAAASIAGLDSVVWIAGGLLKGADVDDLVRDAASRLRAVVLIGRDRGLLREALQRHAPDVPVVDISSTETGAMAQAVRAASEHARAGDVVLLAPAAASMDMFDNYGARGDAFAAAVRDLAGGAQ
- the mraY gene encoding phospho-N-acetylmuramoyl-pentapeptide-transferase, which encodes MRAVLIGSTIALIIGLLGTRSFITLAKRKGWGQFVRDDGPTTHHTKRGTPQMGGIVIISGTVLGYALAHLFTWDAPTVSGVLVLFLMVGIGFVGFLDDWTKISHERSLGLNSWQKLAGQTLVAVIFAVLATKFSRGGITPASYRISFVRDTWMNLAFHGTVIGLILFVVWANLMIAGTSNGVNLTDGLDGLAAGASVMVFGAYVLISVWQFNQNCQFNFSSKCYNVRDPLDLALVAACVMGSCFGFLWWNASPAKIFMGDTGSLGLGGALAGLAIMTRTELLVVILGGLFVMETVSVILQVSYFKATKRSNGGVGKRLFRITPIHHHFEMLGWEQITVTIRFWIIAGLCVALGLGLFYAEWVVGV